A stretch of Brassica napus cultivar Da-Ae chromosome C6, Da-Ae, whole genome shotgun sequence DNA encodes these proteins:
- the LOC106406341 gene encoding uncharacterized protein LOC106406341 isoform X1 — translation MSGREVKEYTNLSDPKDRKLGKGGKIDDEDVTFQRMVAKMQDVAGERGGYLHGRGALDSDDLLYLKEQMEAEQDAERLLRRTEKRAFAAFKKAATQADSSPASVPLPLRVEPKPKSGIRQQDLLRKVVEVKPKRPKVSTTSSAERSDIGPTEAKVQRDKQKEEANAVSKKLDRPEEEQPRGKAAESNVQGQNALKGLLGLAYESSDEED, via the exons ATGTCAGGGAGGGAAGTTAAAGAATACACAAATCTCTCCGACCCTAAAG ATAGGAAACTAGGGAAGGGGGgtaagatagatgatgaagatgtCACCTTTCAACGGATGGTTGCAAAG ATGCAAGATGTTGCTGGTGAGCGTGGAGGCTATCTTCATGGAAGAGGCG CTTTGGACAGCGACGATTTACTTTATTTGAAAGAGCAGATGGAGGCAGAGCAGGATGCAGAGCGCCTTCTGAGACGAACTGAGAAGAGGGCTTTTGCTGCCTTTAAA AAAGCTGCAACCCAAGCTGATTCATCTCCAGCATCTGTTCCTTTACCACTTCGTGTTGAGCCCAAACCAAAGAGTGGTATCAG GCAGCAAGATTTGCTGAGAAAGGTTGTTGAGGTTAAACCAAAGCGACCAAAGGTCTCTACGACCTCAAGTGCAGAAAGAAGCGATATAGGGCCAACAGAAGCAAAGGTTCAAAGAGATAAGCAGAAAGAAGAAGCTAATGCTGTGTCAAAGAAACTGGACAGACCTGAGGAGGAGCAACCCAGAGGGAAAGCAGCAGAAAGCAATGTGCAAGGTCAAAATGCTTTGAAAGGCTTGCTGGGATTAGCATATGAGTCTTCAGATGAAGAAGACTGA
- the LOC106406341 gene encoding uncharacterized protein LOC106406341 isoform X2 — protein MQDVAGERGGYLHGRGALDSDDLLYLKEQMEAEQDAERLLRRTEKRAFAAFKKAATQADSSPASVPLPLRVEPKPKSGIRQQDLLRKVVEVKPKRPKVSTTSSAERSDIGPTEAKVQRDKQKEEANAVSKKLDRPEEEQPRGKAAESNVQGQNALKGLLGLAYESSDEED, from the exons ATGCAAGATGTTGCTGGTGAGCGTGGAGGCTATCTTCATGGAAGAGGCG CTTTGGACAGCGACGATTTACTTTATTTGAAAGAGCAGATGGAGGCAGAGCAGGATGCAGAGCGCCTTCTGAGACGAACTGAGAAGAGGGCTTTTGCTGCCTTTAAA AAAGCTGCAACCCAAGCTGATTCATCTCCAGCATCTGTTCCTTTACCACTTCGTGTTGAGCCCAAACCAAAGAGTGGTATCAG GCAGCAAGATTTGCTGAGAAAGGTTGTTGAGGTTAAACCAAAGCGACCAAAGGTCTCTACGACCTCAAGTGCAGAAAGAAGCGATATAGGGCCAACAGAAGCAAAGGTTCAAAGAGATAAGCAGAAAGAAGAAGCTAATGCTGTGTCAAAGAAACTGGACAGACCTGAGGAGGAGCAACCCAGAGGGAAAGCAGCAGAAAGCAATGTGCAAGGTCAAAATGCTTTGAAAGGCTTGCTGGGATTAGCATATGAGTCTTCAGATGAAGAAGACTGA
- the LOC106353632 gene encoding protein N-lysine methyltransferase METTL21D-like has translation MGEEEASKGEDTVEEIRRMSGYGGDVIAVGGFPTSDSESDSDLAAAEIMIIWAIQGPTSFAPNTLVSQSSLELRLDACGHSLSILQSPCSLNTPGVTGSVMWDSGVVLGKFLEHSVDSKDLSLEGKKIVELGSGCGLVGCIAALLGGDVVLTDLPDRLRLLKKNIDTNLQSGNTRGSAVVQELVWGDDPDPDLIEPLPDYVLGSDVIYSEEAVHHLIQTLVQLCGDQTTIFLSGELRNDAVLEYFLESALKDFAIGRVEQTQWHPDYRSRRVVLYVLEKKSKRCLADVSSLNQSC, from the exons ATGGGCGAGGAGGAAGCAAGTAAAGGAGAAGATACGGTGGAGGAGATACGCCGGATGAGTGGTTACGGCGGAGATGTGATAGCCGTCGGTGGGTTTCCGACTTCAGACTCGGAATCCGATTCGGATTTGGCGGCGGCGGAGATAATGATCATATGGGCTATTCAAGGCCCAACATCTTTTGCTCCCAACACCTTAGTTTCGCAGTCTTCTCTTGAGCTGCGTCTCGACGCTTGTGGCCACTCACTCTCTATCCTCCAGTCTCCTTGTTCACTG AACACGCCTGGAGTAACGGGGTCAGTAATGTGGGACAGTGGTGTGGTCCTAGGGAAGTTCTTGGAACATTCTGTTGATTCCAAAGATCTTTCTCTTGAAGGCAAGAAAATCGTTGAGCTGGGTTCTGGTTGTGGCTTAGTTGG TTGTATCGCAGCGCTTTTGGGAGGCGATGTTGTTCTCACCGATCTCCCGGATAGACTGAGGCTACTCAAGAAGAACATCGACACCAATCTGCAAAGTGGGAACACAAGGGGATCTGCTGTTGTGCAGGAACTTGTTTGGGGAGATGACCCTGATCCAGATTTGATTGAACCACTCCCTGATTACG TATTAGGCTCAGATGTTATCTACAGCGAAGAAGCTGTTCACCACTTGATCCAAACGCTTGTGCAACTTTGCGGCGATCAAACTACAATCTTCTTATCAGGAGAACTACGGAATG aTGCTGTTCTTGAGTATTTCTTAGAATCTGCGCTGAAAGATTTTGCGATAGGGCGTGTGGAACAAACACAGTGGCATCCGGATTATCGCAGCCGTAGAGTAGTACTTTACGTTCTTGAGAAGAAGTCGAAGAGATGCCTCGCTGATGTTTCTTCGCTTAATCAGTCTTGTTAG
- the LOC106406336 gene encoding serine carboxypeptidase-like 2 isoform X2: MAKDYVSSILKYLLLHLVFLSQQHADSASIVKFLPCFEGPLPFELETGYIGVGEEEEVQLFYYFIKSERKPEEDPLLLWLSGGPGCSSIHGLLFENGPLTMKLEVYNETLPSLVSTTYSWTKPVGTGFSFSTQLVDTPSDSGEAKRIHEFLHKWLGKNEEFILNPFYVGGDSYSGKVVPAVVQEISKGMYGHRGNMMDDTCNHQCFKPPINLQGYVLGNPVTGSEVDLNSRIPFAREMTLISDELYESLKKSCKGKYVNVDPGNTECLKLVEEYNKCTKTVNPYLISEPLCETETPDCYIYRYLLASYWANDERVRKALQIYKESVGKWVRCKFDIPYIKDIISSIPYHMDYSISSHRSLIFSGDHDMAIPYLGTQAWIRSLNYSVIEDKRPWMINNQLAGYTTTYANKMTFATIKGGGHTAEYKPEESFIMFQRWINGQSL; this comes from the exons ATGGCTAAGGACTATGTTTCCTCTATTCTGAAATATCTGCTTCTGCATCTTGTCTTCTTGAGTCAGCAACATGCTGATTCTGCCTCTATCGTCAAGTTTCTTCCTTGTTTTGAAGGCCCTCTTCCCTTTGAGCTTGAAACCGG TTACATTGGTGTTGGTGAGGAAGAGGAAGTGCAATTGTTCTACTACTTCATCAAGTCTGAGAGGAAACCTGAAGAAGACCCTCTTCTTCTTTGGCTAAGTGGAGGACCTGGCTGCTCTTCCATCCATGGTCTTCTGTTTGAGAATG GGCCTCTGACTATGAAGCTTGAGGTGTACAATGAAACTCTACCTTCGTTAGTCTCTACTACATACTCATGGACAAAG CCTGTTGGAACTGGCTTCTCCTTCTCAACTCAACTTGTTGATACACCGAGTGATTCAGGAGAGGCCAAACGGATCCATGAGTTTCTTCACAAG TGGCTAGGTAAGAATGAAGAGTTTATTCTCAACCCTTTCTATGTTGGCGGGGATTCTTATTCTGGTAAGGTTGTTCCTGCCGTCGTTCAAGAAATCTCTAAAGGTATGTATGGACACAGAGGAAACATGATGGATGATACATGCAATCATCAATGCTTTAAACCTCCCATAAATCTTCAG GGTTATGTTCTCGGTAACCCGGTAACAGGATCCGAAGTTGACTTAAACAGCCGTATTCCATTTGCTCGTGAAATGACACTGATCTCTGATGAGCTCTACGAG TCCCTAAAGAAAAGCTGCAAAGGAAAATATGTAAATGTTGATCCAGGTAACACAGAATGCTTGAAACTCGTTGAAGAATACAACAAG TGTACAAAGACAGTAAACCCATATCTTATATCAGAACCATTGTGTGAAACTGAGACTCCAGATTGCTAT ATCTATAGGTATTTGCTAGCTAGCTACTGGGCCAATGACGAAAGGGTACGCAAAGCTCTTCAAATCTATAAG GAGAGTGTAGGAAAATGGGTACGATGTAAATTCGATATTCCTTACATTAAAGACATTATAAGTAGTATACCTTACCATATGGATTACAGCATCAGTAGCCATCGTTCTCTCATCTTCAG TGGTGATCACGATATGGCAATACCTTACCTTGGAACTCAAGCTTGGATAAGATCGCTCAACTATTCTGTAATTGAGGACAAGAGGCCATGGATGATCAATAATCAGCTCGCTGG ATATACAACAACTTATGCAAATAAAATGACATTTGCTACTATCAAA GGAGGTGGTCATACAGCAGAGTATAAACCAGAGGAAAGCTTTATCATGTTTCAACGGTGGATAAATGGCCAATCTCTGTAA
- the LOC106406336 gene encoding serine carboxypeptidase-like 2 isoform X1, producing MAKDYVSSILKYLLLHLVFLSQQHADSASIVKFLPCFEGPLPFELETGYIGVGEEEEVQLFYYFIKSERKPEEDPLLLWLSGGPGCSSIHGLLFENGPLTMKLEVYNETLPSLVSTTYSWTKTSSIIFLDQPVGTGFSFSTQLVDTPSDSGEAKRIHEFLHKWLGKNEEFILNPFYVGGDSYSGKVVPAVVQEISKGMYGHRGNMMDDTCNHQCFKPPINLQGYVLGNPVTGSEVDLNSRIPFAREMTLISDELYESLKKSCKGKYVNVDPGNTECLKLVEEYNKCTKTVNPYLISEPLCETETPDCYIYRYLLASYWANDERVRKALQIYKESVGKWVRCKFDIPYIKDIISSIPYHMDYSISSHRSLIFSGDHDMAIPYLGTQAWIRSLNYSVIEDKRPWMINNQLAGYTTTYANKMTFATIKGGGHTAEYKPEESFIMFQRWINGQSL from the exons ATGGCTAAGGACTATGTTTCCTCTATTCTGAAATATCTGCTTCTGCATCTTGTCTTCTTGAGTCAGCAACATGCTGATTCTGCCTCTATCGTCAAGTTTCTTCCTTGTTTTGAAGGCCCTCTTCCCTTTGAGCTTGAAACCGG TTACATTGGTGTTGGTGAGGAAGAGGAAGTGCAATTGTTCTACTACTTCATCAAGTCTGAGAGGAAACCTGAAGAAGACCCTCTTCTTCTTTGGCTAAGTGGAGGACCTGGCTGCTCTTCCATCCATGGTCTTCTGTTTGAGAATG GGCCTCTGACTATGAAGCTTGAGGTGTACAATGAAACTCTACCTTCGTTAGTCTCTACTACATACTCATGGACAAAG ACGTCTAGCATTATATTCTTGGATCAGCCTGTTGGAACTGGCTTCTCCTTCTCAACTCAACTTGTTGATACACCGAGTGATTCAGGAGAGGCCAAACGGATCCATGAGTTTCTTCACAAG TGGCTAGGTAAGAATGAAGAGTTTATTCTCAACCCTTTCTATGTTGGCGGGGATTCTTATTCTGGTAAGGTTGTTCCTGCCGTCGTTCAAGAAATCTCTAAAGGTATGTATGGACACAGAGGAAACATGATGGATGATACATGCAATCATCAATGCTTTAAACCTCCCATAAATCTTCAG GGTTATGTTCTCGGTAACCCGGTAACAGGATCCGAAGTTGACTTAAACAGCCGTATTCCATTTGCTCGTGAAATGACACTGATCTCTGATGAGCTCTACGAG TCCCTAAAGAAAAGCTGCAAAGGAAAATATGTAAATGTTGATCCAGGTAACACAGAATGCTTGAAACTCGTTGAAGAATACAACAAG TGTACAAAGACAGTAAACCCATATCTTATATCAGAACCATTGTGTGAAACTGAGACTCCAGATTGCTAT ATCTATAGGTATTTGCTAGCTAGCTACTGGGCCAATGACGAAAGGGTACGCAAAGCTCTTCAAATCTATAAG GAGAGTGTAGGAAAATGGGTACGATGTAAATTCGATATTCCTTACATTAAAGACATTATAAGTAGTATACCTTACCATATGGATTACAGCATCAGTAGCCATCGTTCTCTCATCTTCAG TGGTGATCACGATATGGCAATACCTTACCTTGGAACTCAAGCTTGGATAAGATCGCTCAACTATTCTGTAATTGAGGACAAGAGGCCATGGATGATCAATAATCAGCTCGCTGG ATATACAACAACTTATGCAAATAAAATGACATTTGCTACTATCAAA GGAGGTGGTCATACAGCAGAGTATAAACCAGAGGAAAGCTTTATCATGTTTCAACGGTGGATAAATGGCCAATCTCTGTAA